One window from the genome of Oreochromis niloticus isolate F11D_XX linkage group LG20, O_niloticus_UMD_NMBU, whole genome shotgun sequence encodes:
- the mfsd4ab gene encoding major facilitator superfamily domain-containing protein 4B — protein sequence MQNLVLKGKKYHLESFTEPKMFLDERIVTLFKRNAHHTLTYWSVFFSFGLCIAFLGPTILDLQCQTNSTLRQITWVFFAQQFCLLIGSSVGGIFKRTLLTALAALFVSALIISVIFAIIPLCNNVLVLAIAMAVSGLAMGVIDTIANIQLVTIYQKDSAVFLQALHFFIGFGALVSPLIVDPFLSETGCGNHTGNETEVIHHFRSMLRNSPIIEHSIPLSNLSHGVEKEESSVHYAFWIMALINLPVPIAVLYLMYREQLIPCCPSGTPRLLDKDELAMESQQGAEGPAVEQNEHEAGGHGSIFSCCQNDNLRELPLSFFMIHILGGMVLFMTDGIVGAYAGFVYTYAVAPPMSLPHKTAGYLASIFWAAITAGRLLSIPLSYRFQPVKLLIFNLAGAIVTVLMLLIFYTNSIFLFVGTCLCGLFLSSIFPCMLAYTEDILDYQGCATSVLVTSAGMGEMVMQVLVGSIIQTEGSYSFLLCGMIIACIGFILFIGLLLFHRMHRNYLTGTSKKSAMVEEPATEQNGAVKTEQIDMEESIQDSPN from the exons ATGCAAAATTTGgttctaaaaggaaaaaaatatcatCTTGAAAGTTTCACTGAGCCCAAGATGTTTCTGGATGAGCGGATTGTAACTCTGTTCAAAAGGAATGCCCATCACACACTCACTTACTGGAGTGTTTTCTTCAGCTTTGGACTCTGCATTGCTTTTCTTGGACCTACGATTTTAGACTTGCAATGTCAAACAAACTCAACACTTAGACAGATCACCTGGGTATTTTTTGCCCAGCAGTTCTGCTTATTGATTGGCAGCTCTGTTGGTGGTATTTTCAAGAGGAC gttgttGACCGCTCTTGCGGCCTTATTTGTTTCTGCTCTTATCATCTCTGTAATATTTGCCATCATCCCTCTGTGCAATAATGTCCTTGTTTTGGCCATTGCCATGGCTGTGTCTGGTTTGGCAATGGGTGTCATTGACACCATTGCTAACATCCAACTGGTGACCATATATCAGAAGGACTCTGCTGTTTTCCTACAG gctcttcattttttcattggGTTCGGTGCCCTAGTGAGCCCACTGATTGTAGATCCTTTCCTCTCAGAGACAGGCTGTGGGAATCACACAGGGAATGAGACTGAGGTCATACATCATTTCAGAAGCATGCTGAGAAACAGTCCAATCATAGAGCACAGCATACCTCTGAGTAACCTGTCCCATGGGGTAGAGAAAGAGGAGTCCAGTGTGCACTATGCTTTCTGGATCATGGCACTTATTAAT CTGCCTGTGCCCATTGCAGTCCTATATCTGATGTATCGAGAGCAGCTGATCCCATGTTGCCCCAGTGGCACGCCACGTCTTTTGGACAAGGATGAACTAGCAATGGAGAGCCAGCAGGGGGCCGAGGGCCCAGCTGTGGAACAGAATGAACATGAAGCTGGGG GTCATGGGAGTATCTTCAGCTGCTGTCAGAATGATAACCTGCGCGAGCTGCCTTTATCCTTCTTTATGATTCATATTCTTGGTGGGATGGTGCTTTTTATGACTGATGGTATTGTG GGTGCATATGCCGGCTTTGTGTACACCTACGCTGTGGCACCACCGATGTCCTTGCCTCATAAGACGGCTGGTTACCTGGCCAGTATCTTTTGGGCAGCTATCACTGCTGGACGTTTGCTGTCCATACCACTCTCATATCGTTTCCAGCCTGTGAAACTACTCATATTCAACCTG GCAGGAGCTATTGTTACTGTGTTGATGCTGCTCATTTTCTACACCAACAGCATCTTTCTGTTTGTCGGGACCTGTTTATGTGGCCTCTTTCTGAGCAGCATATTCCCTTGTATGCTTGCCTACACTGAAGACATCCTTGACTACCAAG GTTGTGCAACCTCTGTCCTTGTGACAAGTGCAGGGATGGGAGAGATGGTAATGCAAGTTCTTGTTGGCTCA ATTATTCAGACTGAAGGCAGCTACAGCTTCCTGCTGTGTGGAATGATAATTGCCTGCATTGGTTTTATCCTCTTTATTGGTCTCCTGCTGTTCCATCGAATGCACAGAAATTACCTCACAG GAACCTCAAAAAAGTCAGCCATGGTGGAGGAGCCAGCAACAGAGCAGAACGGGGCAGTCAAAACAGAACAGATCGACATGGAAGAGAGTATTCAAGACAGCCCGAATTGA